A window of Mangifera indica cultivar Alphonso chromosome 13, CATAS_Mindica_2.1, whole genome shotgun sequence contains these coding sequences:
- the LOC123194553 gene encoding CBL-interacting serine/threonine-protein kinase 21-like has protein sequence MGHANYIGKYNLGRTIGEGTFAKVKLGVDTTNGQHVAIKIIDKHMVLETDLKCQVQREITTMKLLHHPNIVRIYEVIGTKKKIYIVMEYVSGGQLSDKLSYVKKLNEPEARKIFQQLIDAVDYCHNRGVYHRDLKPDNLLLESQGNLKVSDFGLSALRKPGDILTTACGSPCYVAPELLANKGYDGAAADVWSCGVILFELLAGYLPFDDRNLMVLYRKIARAEYKFPRWFTEGQKNLISRILNPNPKMRITLLEITEDSWFQTDYEPSCGYQSDDKIYLDDVNAAFDSIEENDSESKMPKSPSFINAFQLIAMSHDLDLSGLFEGQDDMKTTTRLGSKLPVTETFKKIEAAAMDVSLSIERMNKFKIKMHPKLDQKMTRCSRSYYDLSAEVIEVAPTNCVIEISKSAGELRVYKEFCKSLSSLLTENSDASPQVQDSKEVRVTSRSTQNIECSEDKNYVHNKDNRGYSSS, from the exons ATGGGGCATGCTAACTACATAGGGAAGTACAATCTTGGACGAACAATCGGAGAGGGTACTTTTGCGAAGGTGAAGCTCGGAGTAGACACCACGAATGGACAACATGTTGCAATCAAGATCATTGATAAACATATGGTCTTGGAAACTGATCTCAAGTGTCAG GTACAAAGAGAGATAACCACAATGAAGCTTTTGCATCATCCCAATATTGTTCGTATATATGAG GTAATTGGCACAAAGAAGAAGATTTATATAGTAATGGAATATGTATCAGGAGGACAACTCTCAGACAAGTTG TCTTATGTCAAGAAGCTGAATGAACCAGAGGCAAGAAAAATTTTCCAACAGCTGATTGATGCAGTTGACTATTGCCATAACAGAGGAGTTTATCATAGAGATCTAAAG CCAGATAACTTGCTTCTGGAGAGTCAAGGAAATCTCAAAGTATCTGATTTTGGACTTAGTGCATTGCGGAag CCAGGAGACATACTAACAACAGCCTGTGGCTCCCCATGCTATGTAGCACCGGAG CTGCTCGCAAACAAGGGTTATGATGGAGCAGCTGCTGATGTTTGGTCATGTGGAGTAATCCTTTTTGAACTACTAGCTGGTTATCTACCATTTGATGATCGGAACTTAATGGTTCTGTATAGAAAG ATAGCCAGAGCAGAATACAAATTTCCTCGTTGGTTTACAGAGGGTCAAAAGAATCTAATCTCAAGGATACTAAATCCAAATCCAAAGATG CGAATAACATTGCTAGAGATCACTGAAGATTCATGGTTTCAAACGGATTATGAACCTTCTTGTGGATATCAATCAGATGATAAAATCTACTTGGATGACGTTAATGCTGCTTTTGATTCAATTGAG GAGAATGATTCAGAGTCTAAGATGCCCAAATCACCAAGCTTTATAAACGCTTTTCAGTTGATAGCGATGTCACATGATCTAGATTTATCAGGTCTCTTTGAAGGACAG GATGACATGAAGACAACAACAAGGCTTGGGTCTAAGCTTCCAGTCACAgaaacctttaaaaaaatagagGCTGCAGCAATGGATGTTAGTCTGTCAATTGAGAGGATGAACAAATTCAAG ATAAAAATGCATCCGAAACTGGACCAGAAGATGACTAGGTGTTCAAGATCATATTATGACCTATCAGCAGAG GTTATTGAGGTTGCTCCAACTAATTGTGTCatagaaatatcaaaatctGCCGGAGAGTTAAGAGTTTACAAAGAG TTCTGCAAAAGTTTATCGAGTCTGCTAACAGAGAATTCTGATGCATCACCTCAAGTGCAAGATTCTAAGGAAGTCCGTGTCACCAGCAGAAGTACACAGAACATAGAATG CTCTGAAGACAAAAACTATGTACACAATAAAGACAACCGAGGTTATTCATCGTCTTAA